The genomic stretch CCAACAGAAACAATGGTGAagctctaaatgtaaaacctacAAAGAATTAACCTTTACATTATAAACCGAAAAGAAAAGACTAAAAAAGGAGCTCCTCAGATAATGCCATTATGAAATGAAATGTTACATACCCACACATTTGAGTTGTTTCTTCAACAGGAAAGCTGGCAGGGTCATTTAAAACAAAAGCTCAAGCTTGAAAATTCTACAAATAATAAAGGTGACCTTCCACAAAACTTGGATTTCCATTCCATCAAAGATCAGTAAATGCTAAAGAAACGAGAAGTCCTTGACAGAAAATTGACTAGTCATCACTATATCAGTATTCAACCTCCTCAAAATGATTGCCTAAATGATTTCCAATCTGTAaatatcttctctttttttccctcAAGCTCCGAATTCATGgagccaaaaaaatatatagaactGAACTAATACATAACCTCAGAATTCTGTTGCCGAACAAGTAAGAATTCCATGCCTCTTCCCCCCATCCATGAAACTTAGGGGTGACATGCCTTGCCCTTATCTAAGAACTAGCTCAACATTCAAAAATACAACACAAAATTTGCTAATCAATCTCAATTTGTACACATGTACAGAGGGGCAACGAACTGTCGGTGACCTGCCACTTTGCAGGTTTCCAAGGGCAGGTCTCTGTAGgcatcttttttccttttcttttcttgatgcCTGCCCACTAGTGGAAACAAAactggaaagaaaaaaaattatatatacaggGTTACTTAGTCTCTAGCCCCACCGAAGCCTGAACGACTTATCGCCTCCATTGCAAGCCGAACCAGCCGTACTAGCTCCTCTACATCCTGGAAGCTGAAATCAATGACCCTCTTAGCAGAAGTAATACAATCCTTATTTTGTTCCTCTTCGAGGATTACATTAGCAGCGGCAAAAGCATTATGGGATTTTCTAGAGGCCTCCATTGCAAAATTTACATCCTGTGTCTGCAAAACAATCAAGCAGTAGTTTTTACCCTTCCATTCCAAGCATAGCATAAGAGACAAGATATGTCCACCAGCCCAGAAGAGATCAAGTCTATTGTCCAAGGTGAGACATCCAACAAGCTTAACGCAAACCAtccttaatttttcaaaaaagataaTACAAGGGTACTACAAGTCTACTACAACAGAGTCATAGACTGCATAAATTGGATTTTCAAGAATTAGATCTGCATATACAGAAAATCCAACTAAAAGATTTGGATGATATAACAATtactcctgaagtttcaaaaacaTGACCAGCCTACGCCAAAACCTTTTATGCAATAAAAGGGTTGTTTAAACTCCGAACCTCCATTCACACAATCCTCATTGTCCTATACCACATGGCAAGTGCAGGCCAATTCTCATTCACCTTTCCAACACTTCAATCCATTATAGACTCCTTGTGTTCCAATGTTATCTCCATTATGATACCCTCTCCATTATCATAATATGTTCTAAGAAATCAAGACTCCCGAACAAATGATGACTAAAGCCATAAAAAATACCCTTGACGAAACAATAAATACATTTCTAAGATTAAATGAGCTTACGAAGTCAAGCAGCCGAACAAAATTTGGGCGGTTTCGAGCAAGAATGACTTGGCTTCCAGCAACATGAGAACCAGTACCCTTCGATAAATTACCCTTATCAACTGGTGCTTGATTATTTAAGTTATCAACATCCGAAGCAGAAGATGATGGAGATTCAcctaaacaaataatttaagaaCGACAGTTACATCATTAATTTACATCACTTTCAGAAACAAAAATGCATCTTTACACTTGAGCCAGTTACCCTTGAATATATTCAATCTAATTATATCTTTTACACTGGACCGTAGAAGTGCTCaacatttaaaataagaaaatcgACATTTTTTGGGGGAATAAGAAAATTTCCACTTCACCACAACAGAATAAGTAGACATCATCTAAACAAGGAACTGTAGACAACTTCAAAAGAAGTAGAAAATTTATAGCTGCACCATGACCTACTTCTATTACCTTGAGGAACCACTTGTAAAGTTGCTTGCAACTCATGCCGATCTCTGCTCATACTAGAATGTTTACAATAAACCACCCTCATGTATGCCACCTCCAAGCATTTGTAGGCCAAAGCAGCAGCAGCCATCTCTTGGCGTGTTTCATATTCAAGGGCACATAGTCTGTCGAAATATAAAGTTCAGCAAATAGCCACATACAGGGCAGAGTTATGCAGAAATTAGACCTTAAGAATAGCAGAGTACAGATCACACATATTATTGCATTGCACCGTCTTTCTTTACAGTAAACACtcaaaaagggaagaaaaagaaaactgctTAAAGCAACCAGCTCTAAGAGCTAATGACACATAATTAAGCTATTATTAAGGTCAGTCATTCGAAATTAATCACCAAGCCCCGACTGTTGGAACCATAACAGTCACTGTCTAACACATGAGTGAACCAAGACAAGCCAAATAATAGGTTGTTGTGTCCCAGCTCAGAAACAGGATTGGCTTGGCTCAGAGTATGCAATGACCCCTAACTTTcctagaattacttataaacCTAATTTCACCTATTaagtaagcaatgtgagacttaacatcCATGAATGTCTTTACAAACCACTCACTATATATGGactactcatcttcccaatataggattggggtattacaaactctccctccctcccaaacccctgacgtcctcgtcaagGCCACGTCATGTGGTGCTAATAGTACCACATGGCATTACTAGgtggttctgataccatttgtaatggtAAAGGAAAGCGCTAATCACATTTGTGCTATCACCCTAAAAGAACTcatcaatttgaagcttccttaaaatcacttataaaacccAATTTCACATAGGAACAAGCTAAATCACATGAGAGAGCAAATTTTTGAGACAGTCTAATTGCATTGGACTCCTAATGTGCAGTggggaaaaaagaaggaaataagAAAGTCGAGAAGCAAAGTTTTTTGTCACAACTTTCATGTTTCACTTACTCGCAAAGTTTAGCTGCAGTGCCATACGCTTGAATTTGATTCATCTCCCCGTGTCTGCCATTCTCACTACTGCAAGTTTCTAGAAGTGAAGCTCCATGAAGAAATTTCAAGGCAGCTTGGAAGTAAGCCTCATTACTTTCAAAACCAAAGCAAGAGCTCTATGAAAGATATTGAAACCATACCAGGAGTTAAAATAACGTACACACAAAATATCAAGCATAGAAAcaaaaagtaaacaattatCAAGGGCAATAAAGGAACCTTAAGACGATCTGCAGTGTCTCTAAGATCTTTGGCTTCTTTCAGGGTGTTAGTAGCAGTCTGGCTGGAGGAGATCACTCTCACAGGACTTGAAGCATTGAGATCTCTGACCCCTTGTCTATCAGGCACAAGATGACCCATGCTGTGGCTAATTCCATTGTAATTAACATTCCCGGAATGTTTTAATGCCTTCGACACATCACCAGGTGCATCAATAGGACATCCATCAAACATATCTCCTTTCTGACGTCCTAGTACAGGTCCACAACCCTGGGATACTGTTTCTAGTTTACTTTCACCATCAGAAAGTGAAAACAACTTTGATTTCCCATTTCTTGGCTCTATTTGTGTTGGATCAGCTTTATTTTCACCCTCAAAATCCTGAATCAGGCTCAGCTGGGGGGCAAGCTTCACATCTCTGCTACATGGAGCGCATGATTTCACATCCAAACCATCATACTCTTTTTGTTTGAACTTGATTTCCATTTGAGTCTCACTTGACCATTGTCCTACAGGATCCCTACTGCTAACATGATTCTTCTCATCCTTGACAAACTTAGTGCTTGGATTTTTAGGAAAACCGTGTTTAGCATTAGCTGTTGTTTCATGAACAGGAACTCGATGATTAGGATCACTCTCTGAATGATTCCTATGGCTCTTCTTTGTATAACCATTAACTGGATCAGAAACCTTCATTTTATCTCTATCAGACTCGGACGTGGAACTTCTGCTCTTGCCCTTAGATAGTGTAGTTGTACTCTTACCAGATTTCTGTAGAACTGAATTGTCATGGTGGTTCTTCTTCACCCCATCCTCATTATAACCATGTTCTGGAGCATGCAGATCATTGAGGAACCGGGCATTTTGCTCTACCATACGAACATGACTATTAAGCATATGGCTATTCCCAAATTCAGAAGAAGGCTTGGCTTTACCACTGAACTTATGACTAGCATCTCCATCCCTATACTCGAGCACAGAAAACTTACGAGATTCAGGATGAATCACTGTCCCAGGCAGATTAATCTCGGCAGTATTATCCCCATCAGAGTATCTTCTGAAATCACCCATCATAGAGAGACCACCATGCATAGCATCATCTTTCCCTGTAAACTTGTCTAAATTAGAGGTCCTCAAAGGAGAAGAGGAAACTGATTCCACTGGAGAACCTTTCAGTTCTTCAATGTTGGCCCTAGTTTTACGGGATCCTGAAACCTTTGAAGAGCTTGAAGTGGCTGCCACTGAAATCTGTCCAGACCCCAAATCCCTTCTTAATGATTCTGCAACATCCACAGTCGGTTGAGATGAAttcttctttttatgttttctgagTTGCTGTTCCTTATCGTTTCTCCCAACTTCTTCCATAGTATCACTTGGATGATCTCTAATGCCTGATAAGAAAATTTCTGACATCCTACCTCTTTTGTGTGACTTATCATCAGAATCATTAGTGTTGGACTCTTTCACCTGAATCTTTGAAACCCTGAACTTCTTTTCCTTCCTCAATCCACTCTCACTACTTCCCTCTTTCTCATATACGCTGCCATCATGAGCAGAATTTTGAAATGTCGCTATTTCATTCTTGTCATCCTCCAGCtccaatttccttttcttcaaaGAAACATCCTTTTTACTACACATTCTCATATCCAAGGATCCACCATCCGACAAGACCTGAGCTTGGTCTCCCAGTTTCTTAACAGAAACTAGCACCTTGTCCCTTACATCCAACTTTGTGTCTTCAGATAAACAATATTCATCATATTTCCGCATATCCTTCCCACTTCCCTTAGTTGGCAAAGCAGTAATTGCACTGATATGCCCCCTATCAGAGTCCATTTTGGAGGTCCGATGTTTATCAGCATAGGACTTATCCTCTGTCTTGGACTTCTTGGAGGTCCCACCTCCATATTCATCAGCTTCCCTcttgcttttcatttttatttgtttcacatCACCTGCAGACAATTGATGCCCTAAAAGAGCACAAAGAGACACACAATTACctattttcccaaaaattcaGACAGccatatgaaattttattttataagtaatcaaaatatccttaaaaagTGCAAAGCGCAACCCaatacacagaaagtatacaagagcaACTCCTATCtataaggagaagaaagaataagaaaatcatgaaattatgttcgCATTTAAATACATACCTCCATCAATTGGCTTATCTTTCTGACTAAGCATGTCTTTATCCACAACCAAGTTGCCCTTCTTACTCAAATGCTGAGAACTAGATTTCTTCATCAGATTTAGTTCTGCATGACGCTGGTTCTTGCCATTTATGCTCCTACTTTTCGTAGATTCTTGTAGCTTGTTCTTTGTAGACTTTGAGATCTGAAAGGGGCCATCTGGGGATCCAGCATTTGCTATTTCCTTTAAaccatgttttttctttcctcgaTTAGCAGCGGCTTGGGCACTGACATTCTGGTGATTCTGGTCAAGATGTTGGACATCACCTAAATATACTCCCAATGCAGTTCCACTGACATGATTTTGTAAGTTGTTCTGACTCTCAGAAACTGGTAATTGATACAATGCATTGAGGGCTTTCGTTGTCTCCTCCTCACTAATGTTGCAGTGGTTCATACCATgcctgttaaaaaaattgaatagcacAATGAGAACTCATTGATATATAATATGTACACTttttatacacacacacacacacacagaataCATTGGTAAAGAGAAAAGAGCATAGTACTTGGAGCAAAGTAACTAAACATATTGGTTTATCAGGCTATGTGTAACTCCAAAAGGAGAAAGCAAACTTACAGCCAATTTAGCATGCTACACAACCATTTATCAGGGAGTTGCTCTGGCTTTGTACCATAGGGTAGAAGCCGCCACTTCTGACATCTGTCACACTGTACCCAATCCTCTTCTATAAGTACAGGAGCTGCCATTGGTGGCACTATCTCAGAAGTGAGTCCAGTTTCTGTAATAGGACGCACAATTGAAGCATCTTTTATAGATGCCCCAGATATATCCTGCCCATCAACCTTCTTACCACTTATCCTTCCCTTTTGTTTATCCAAGAATGCATTCCGTTGCATTCCAAAAGAATCAAGGTTAGCATCCTTTGGCCTATCACCAGAAGACCTCCTCACTGGATCCATTTGATTATCTTTCTGTTCCAACTTCGGTGCCAACAATGAATCTCTCTGATTATCTCTGCCTTTATCATCCTTCTGGGACTTTATCCGTTGACTTTTACTGTTACAGTCAGCAACAAGATAACCAGCATTCTTTTTATTAGTTAAATCTGCACTTGCACCAAACCTTGGGCTTTCCTTTGTTGAAACAGGCACTGACTTGCCATTACTTTGTGCaccctttgacttatttttgcgTTCAAGTGACAGCCCTTCTGTCTTAAAAGGAACACTAGTTTCA from Corylus avellana chromosome ca1, CavTom2PMs-1.0 encodes the following:
- the LOC132168012 gene encoding cysteine-tryptophan domain-containing zinc finger protein 3-like isoform X1, encoding MVGMEENAELEEGEASYYGDDEDKIIDPDISLSYIDEKIRSVLGHFQKDFEGGVSAENLGAKFGGYGSFLPTYERSPSIWSRPKTPPKNYNAPRSPNNIPIEGASQNFKAPSNKAPSLRLGTATCSAHPLHNSRVASADVSIKQNQVAEKSPLKDESSNRSGNLTDQRTLKVRIKVGCDNLARKNAAIYSGLGLDDSPNSSLGNSPAESGGMSPISGEMTDMSPTGIIQAMTSFPIPGGVLISPIHDSLLCLVKKDKLSVSKPMPPLNGRQEHSAILVDELASMMGNRKVLKEKKAKLVAKSERQFEVKHENGTYFEDDMSFQTKKISVNETTGGKEFLPGDLKSMHVSKSESDVRGSLKVAGGGSEVFREGYKDGGKVRLRSSELVKEEASESISGEDCSKNEKGNPSSLVQNVHGNRVLNPHRDVLIDRNDDGNCHKISASLQGYSDGSKCKEDLNPQKEKVGWKTEDDETSVPFKTEGLSLERKNKSKGAQSNGKSVPVSTKESPRFGASADLTNKKNAGYLVADCNSKSQRIKSQKDDKGRDNQRDSLLAPKLEQKDNQMDPVRRSSGDRPKDANLDSFGMQRNAFLDKQKGRISGKKVDGQDISGASIKDASIVRPITETGLTSEIVPPMAAPVLIEEDWVQCDRCQKWRLLPYGTKPEQLPDKWLCSMLNWLHGMNHCNISEEETTKALNALYQLPVSESQNNLQNHVSGTALGVYLGDVQHLDQNHQNVSAQAAANRGKKKHGLKEIANAGSPDGPFQISKSTKNKLQESTKSRSINGKNQRHAELNLMKKSSSQHLSKKGNLVVDKDMLSQKDKPIDGGHQLSAGDVKQIKMKSKREADEYGGGTSKKSKTEDKSYADKHRTSKMDSDRGHISAITALPTKGSGKDMRKYDEYCLSEDTKLDVRDKVLVSVKKLGDQAQVLSDGGSLDMRMCSKKDVSLKKRKLELEDDKNEIATFQNSAHDGSVYEKEGSSESGLRKEKKFRVSKIQVKESNTNDSDDKSHKRGRMSEIFLSGIRDHPSDTMEEVGRNDKEQQLRKHKKKNSSQPTVDVAESLRRDLGSGQISVAATSSSSKVSGSRKTRANIEELKGSPVESVSSSPLRTSNLDKFTGKDDAMHGGLSMMGDFRRYSDGDNTAEINLPGTVIHPESRKFSVLEYRDGDASHKFSGKAKPSSEFGNSHMLNSHVRMVEQNARFLNDLHAPEHGYNEDGVKKNHHDNSVLQKSGKSTTTLSKGKSRSSTSESDRDKMKVSDPVNGYTKKSHRNHSESDPNHRVPVHETTANAKHGFPKNPSTKFVKDEKNHVSSRDPVGQWSSETQMEIKFKQKEYDGLDVKSCAPCSRDVKLAPQLSLIQDFEGENKADPTQIEPRNGKSKLFSLSDGESKLETVSQGCGPVLGRQKGDMFDGCPIDAPGDVSKALKHSGNVNYNGISHSMGHLVPDRQGVRDLNASSPVRVISSSQTATNTLKEAKDLRDTADRLKSSCFGFESNEAYFQAALKFLHGASLLETCSSENGRHGEMNQIQAYGTAAKLCELCALEYETRQEMAAAALAYKCLEVAYMRVVYCKHSSMSRDRHELQATLQVVPQGESPSSSASDVDNLNNQAPVDKGNLSKGTGSHVAGSQVILARNRPNFVRLLDFTQDVNFAMEASRKSHNAFAAANVILEEEQNKDCITSAKRVIDFSFQDVEELVRLVRLAMEAISRSGFGGARD
- the LOC132168012 gene encoding cysteine-tryptophan domain-containing zinc finger protein 7-like isoform X2, translated to MVGMEENAELEEGEASYYGDDEDKIIDPDISLSYIDEKIRSVLGHFQKDFEGGVSAENLGAKFGGYGSFLPTYERSPSIWSRPKTPPKNYNAPRSPNNIPIEGASQNFKAPSNKAPSLRLGTATCSAHPLHNSRVASADVSIKQNQVAEKSPLKDESSNRSGNLTDQRTLKVRIKVGCDNLARKNAAIYSGLGLDDSPNSSLGNSPAESGGMSPISGEMTDMSPTGIIQAMTSFPIPGGVLISPIHDSLLCLVKKDKLSVSKPMPPLNGRQEHSAILVDELASMMGNRKVLKEKKAKLVAKSERQFEVKHENGTYFEDDMSFQTKKISVNETTGGKEFLPGDLKSMHVSKSESDVRGSLKVAGGGSEVFREGYKDGGKVRLRSSELVKEEASESISGEDCSKNEKGNPSSLVQNVHGNRVLNPHRDVLIDRNDDGNCHKISASLQGYSDGSKCKEDLNPQKEKVGWKTEDDETSVPFKTEGLSLERKNKSKGAQSNGKSVPVSTKESPRFGASADLTNKKNAGYLVADCNSKSQRIKSQKDDKGRDNQRDSLLAPKLEQKDNQMDPVRRSSGDRPKDANLDSFGMQRNAFLDKQKGRISGKKVDGQDISGASIKDASIVRPITETGLTSEIVPPMAAPVLIEEDWVQCDRCQKWRLLPYGTKPEQLPDKWLCSMLNWLHGMNHCNISEEETTKALNALYQLPVSESQNNLQNHVSGTALGVYLGDVQHLDQNHQNVSAQAAANRGKKKHGLKEIANAGSPDGPFQISKSTKNKLQESTKSRSINGKNQRHAELNLMKKSSSQHLSKKGNLVVDKDMLSQKDKPIDGGHQLSAGDVKQIKMKSKREADEYGGGTSKKSKTEDKSYADKHRTSKMDSDRGHISAITALPTKGSGKDMRKYDEYCLSEDTKLDVRDKVLVSVKKLGDQAQVLSDGGSLDMRMCSKKDVSLKKRKLELEDDKNEIATFQNSAHDGSVYEKEGSSESGLRKEKKFRVSKIQVKESNTNDSDDKSHKRGRMSEIFLSGIRDHPSDTMEEVGRNDKEQQLRKHKKKNSSQPTVDVAESLRRDLGSGQISVAATSSSSKVSGSRKTRANIEELKGSPVESVSSSPLRTSNLDKFTGKDDAMHGGLSMMGDFRRYSDGDNTAEINLPGTVIHPESRKFSVLEYRDGDASHKFSGKAKPSSEFGNSHMLNSHVRMVEQNARFLNDLHAPEHGYNEDGVKKNHHDNSVLQKSGKSTTTLSKGKSRSSTSESDRDKMKVSDPVNGYTKKSHRNHSESDPNHRVPVHETTANAKHGFPKNPSTKFVKDEKNHVSSRDPVGQWSSETQMEIKFKQKEYDGLDVKSCAPCSRDVKLAPQLSLIQDFEGENKADPTQIEPRNGKSKLFSLSDGESKLETVSQGCGPVLGRQKGDMFDGCPIDAPGDVSKALKHSGNVNYNGISHSMGHLVPDRQGVRDLNASSPVRVISSSQTATNTLKEAKDLRDTADRLKSSCFGFESNEAYFQAALKFLHGASLLETCSSENGRHGEMNQIQAYGTAAKLCELCALEYETRQEMAAAALAYKCLEVAYMRVVYCKHSSMSRDRHELQATLQVVPQGESPSSSASDVDNLNNQAPVDKGNLSKGTGSHVAGSQVILARNRPNFVRLLDFVLHLELHHCFCWGSN